Proteins found in one Thermomicrobiales bacterium genomic segment:
- a CDS encoding PadR family transcriptional regulator: MVQRDAEKSRSTATWDERTLLLLGVLMTQNQHGYQINEFIENTLCHVATMKKPTAYALLSRLESAGFIEVHTEQAGNRPPRKVYTITPVGRDLFHDLLRANLSTADESTYAGDIGLVLINFLDRDEALACLRQRLERLDALLAPRPSVPVHGDKLNLAIALDHLTAMRRADRDWLVATIARLEHDEPIPAPEGSALPQR, translated from the coding sequence ATGGTCCAGCGTGATGCGGAGAAGAGCCGCAGTACGGCTACCTGGGATGAGCGCACCCTGCTGCTGCTCGGCGTCCTGATGACGCAGAATCAGCATGGGTATCAGATCAACGAATTCATCGAGAACACGCTCTGTCATGTCGCCACCATGAAAAAGCCAACGGCCTATGCGCTCCTGTCTCGCCTGGAATCTGCCGGCTTCATCGAGGTCCACACCGAACAAGCCGGCAATCGCCCCCCACGCAAGGTCTACACGATCACGCCGGTTGGCCGTGATCTCTTTCATGACCTGCTCCGCGCGAACCTGTCCACCGCAGACGAGTCGACCTATGCGGGAGATATCGGGCTTGTGCTCATCAACTTTCTCGATCGCGATGAAGCACTCGCCTGCTTACGCCAGCGCCTGGAGCGTCTCGATGCCCTGCTGGCACCCCGACCATCCGTGCCCGTTCACGGCGACAAGCTCAACCTCGCCATCGCCCTCGACCACCTCACCGCCATGCGCCGCGCCGACCGCGACTGGCTCGTTGCGACGATCGCTCGCCTGGAGCACGACGAACCCATACCGGCACCTGAGGGCAGTGCCCTGCCGCAACGTTGA